The following coding sequences lie in one Candidatus Neptunochlamydia sp. REUL1 genomic window:
- a CDS encoding NifU family protein gives MKPYPWNDYSHLLTERILKPRNLGRFNENAGALQEMRVVTGRVEAQGNILIMSLVVDETDGIVADAKFQAFGETSLIGAADAACEVLLRKSYDQARRLSADLIDRKLRDFTNIPAFPKEVDAHLNLVLAAIEEAAEKCSDIPLKDPSTSPPVPSQLTGEGGHPNWHLFSPDEKLDHIKEVIRDEIQPYIELDAGGIEVSALNDETEVVIAYQGACTTCPSSTGATLEAIQQILRSKLSPSLQVKPDLSLLNY, from the coding sequence ATGAAGCCCTATCCGTGGAATGACTATAGCCATCTTCTTACCGAAAGGATCTTAAAGCCTCGCAATCTGGGACGCTTCAATGAAAATGCTGGTGCTCTTCAAGAGATGCGTGTTGTGACAGGAAGAGTAGAAGCACAAGGAAATATCTTGATCATGTCTCTTGTGGTTGATGAAACGGACGGGATTGTTGCCGATGCTAAATTTCAGGCTTTTGGAGAAACCTCCCTCATTGGTGCTGCTGATGCAGCTTGCGAAGTTCTCCTCAGAAAAAGCTATGATCAAGCGCGCCGTCTTTCTGCGGATTTGATCGACCGTAAACTCCGTGATTTTACGAATATCCCAGCCTTTCCAAAAGAGGTCGATGCTCATCTCAACCTGGTCCTCGCGGCTATTGAAGAAGCTGCAGAAAAATGCTCAGATATTCCCTTGAAAGATCCTTCAACGTCTCCTCCTGTTCCCTCTCAGTTAACCGGAGAAGGAGGACATCCCAATTGGCACCTATTTTCCCCAGACGAGAAGCTTGATCATATTAAAGAAGTGATACGTGACGAAATTCAACCCTATATCGAACTTGATGCAGGAGGTATTGAAGTCTCTGCCTTGAATGATGAAACTGAAGTGGTGATTGCATATCAAGGAGCATGTACAACATGCCCCTCCTCAACAGGTGCTACACTTGAGGCAATCCAGCAGATCCTGCGCTCAAAGCTTTCGCCATCCCTGCAGGTAAAGCCAGACCTGTCCCTTCTTAATTACTAG
- a CDS encoding cysteine desulfurase family protein: MEPIYLDNGTIARPSSHLISQMQPILKRHWQSACAPYLKGKEPFVSIERSIGNLRAFVGAHPKDAFHFTSSGSAAIAAVYQSVYIDHIVESGKNHILTTAAEEAPIHLLGKHYEKLGVVQKTIQLSENGQVTREALEAAISPKTGLVSLSWANSLTGVIHPIWELAEMCREKGILFHVDASQVLGKLYFKFEELPLDFLTFDGPVLHGPKGSGGVFIRRGIDFTPAIPEGMEGADLNTPALIGLGIATEEMSEAFDHLSLETARLRDKLEEGIKLAIPEVKLLYKEAERLPNVSAILFPGVHHELLAFHLREAGVFASFGGGQKQKFEYLISDPCALSFSLSRETTEEEIDRALGIIIDSAQRCKTFSKEVVL; this comes from the coding sequence ATGGAGCCAATTTATTTAGACAATGGGACCATTGCCCGTCCCTCTTCTCACCTTATTAGTCAGATGCAACCCATCCTCAAGAGGCATTGGCAGTCCGCTTGTGCTCCTTATTTGAAAGGAAAAGAGCCTTTTGTATCGATCGAACGTTCCATTGGGAATCTGCGTGCTTTTGTTGGTGCTCACCCTAAGGATGCATTTCACTTTACCTCTTCAGGGAGTGCTGCGATTGCGGCTGTTTACCAAAGCGTTTATATCGATCATATCGTTGAAAGCGGAAAAAATCATATCCTTACAACAGCTGCCGAAGAAGCACCAATTCACCTTCTTGGAAAACATTACGAAAAACTCGGCGTTGTTCAAAAAACGATTCAACTAAGCGAAAATGGACAGGTGACGCGAGAAGCCTTGGAGGCTGCGATTTCCCCAAAAACAGGACTTGTTTCTCTTTCATGGGCGAATAGTTTAACCGGAGTGATTCATCCCATCTGGGAACTTGCAGAAATGTGTCGAGAAAAAGGAATCCTTTTCCATGTGGATGCTTCTCAAGTTCTGGGAAAACTCTATTTTAAGTTCGAAGAGCTTCCTCTTGATTTTCTCACTTTTGATGGTCCAGTTTTGCATGGGCCAAAGGGGAGTGGGGGCGTTTTTATCCGTCGTGGAATAGACTTTACACCAGCCATTCCTGAAGGAATGGAAGGAGCAGACCTCAATACACCAGCTCTAATTGGTTTGGGCATTGCGACTGAGGAGATGAGTGAGGCCTTTGACCATCTTTCTCTTGAAACGGCGCGCCTTCGTGATAAATTAGAAGAGGGGATCAAGCTTGCGATTCCTGAAGTAAAGCTATTATACAAGGAAGCTGAGCGCCTCCCCAATGTGTCTGCGATTCTTTTTCCAGGTGTCCATCATGAACTCCTTGCTTTTCATCTTCGTGAAGCAGGAGTTTTTGCTTCTTTTGGAGGGGGGCAAAAACAAAAGTTCGAATACCTAATAAGCGACCCGTGTGCTCTTTCATTTAGCTTGTCTAGAGAAACGACCGAAGAAGAAATCGACCGTGCCCTCGGGATTATTATCGACTCTGCGCAGAGATGTAAAACTTTTTCTAAAGAGGTTGTTTTATGA